In the Wyeomyia smithii strain HCP4-BCI-WySm-NY-G18 chromosome 2, ASM2978416v1, whole genome shotgun sequence genome, one interval contains:
- the LOC129725689 gene encoding aldehyde dehydrogenase, dimeric NADP-preferring-like isoform X2, producing MAYSEIVQNLRAAFDSGKTRNVGFREKQLQNLMRMYEENHTEMARALASDLRKHKQEAYVMEIDYLMNDLRSIILNLRDWVQPKKPEKTIVNMMDGVFIYNDPYGVALVIGAWNYPLQLTLAPVAAAIAAGNCVVIKPSEVSPACSKFIANTVPKYLDQDCYRVVEGGVKETTELLQQKFDYIFFTGANRIGKIIHKACSENLTPCTLELGGKSPCYIDSSADIAIATRRILWGKFINAGQTCIAPDYILCSKDIQEQFLKEAKSILKEWYGENPKHSPDLCRIINQQHFKRLSGLLKGANVAIGGDVDSADNYIAPTILTNVKSEDPVMQDEIFGPILPILVVENANDAIKFINARDKPLALYIFSTNEAVRNLIIANTSAGGMCINDVLGHFAVESLPFGGVGPSGMGAYHGKYGFDTFTHKKSCLIKDFNAVGEKLASSRYPPYSDGKLSFLSTVLKKRRSISLKCVPYLFIFGLGVASTLIVNCLRDFSS from the exons ATGGCGTATTCAGAA ATTGTACAAAACCTTCGCGCTGCATTCGATAGTGGGAAAACCCGGAATGTTGGATTTAG GGAGAAACAGCTACAGAACTTAATGCGTATGTACGAGGAGAATCATACGGAAATGGCCCGGGCTTTGGCATCCGATTTACGGAAACACAAGCAAGAAGCCTACGTAATGGAAATCGATTACTTGATGAATGATCTGCGCAGTATCATCTTAAATCTGCGTGATTGGGTCCAACCAAAGAAGCCTGAGAAAACGATCGTCAATATGATGGACGGTGTGTTTATTTATAATGATCCTTATGGTGTAGCTTTGGTTATCGGAGCCTGGAATTATCCATTGCAACTTACTCTCGCACCGGTTGCGGCAGCGATTGCAGCAGGAAACTGTGTCGTGATCAAACCGAGTGAAGTTTCTCCGGCCTGTTCTAAATTCATAGCCAACACTGTTCCGAAGTATTTAGATCAA gACTGTTACCGCGTTGTCGAAGGAGGTGTAAAGGAAACTACAGAATTATTGCAACAAAAGTTCGATTACATTTTTTTCACTGGTGCAAACCGAATAGGAAAGATTATACATAAAGCTTGTTCTGAAAATTTAACTCCTTGTACCCTGGAGCTCGGAGGAAAGAGTCCTTGTTATATCGACAGTTCAGCGGATATCGCAATTGCAACGAGGCGCATTTTATGGGGCAAATTTATTAATGCTGGTCAGACTTGTATAGCTCCAGATTACATATTATGCTCTAAAGATATTCAAGAACAATTTCTGAAGGAAGCTAAGTCTATACTTAAGGAGTGGTATGGAGAAAATCCTAAGCATAGTCCTGATCTATgccgcataatcaatcaacaacaTTTTAA ACGACTGAGCGGTTTACTTAAGGGTGCGAATGTTGCAATTGGAGGTGATGTCGACTCCGCAGATAACTATATTGCACCAACAATTTTAACGAATGTTAAATCAGAAGATCCAGTTATGCAAGATGAAATTTTCGGACCAATTTTACCAATTTTAGTCGTAGAAAACGCCAATGATGCAATCAAGTTCATCAATGCAAG AGATAAACCTTTGGCACTATATATATTCAGTACAAATGAAGCAGTAAGAAATCTAATCATTGCTAATACTTCCGCTGGTGGAATGTGCATCAACGATGTATTGGGACATTTTGCAG ttgagTCACTGCCCTTTGGAGGTGTGGGTCCCAGTGGTATGGGAGCATACCACGGTAAATATGGGTTTGACACGTTCACACACAAGAAATCATGTCTGATAAAGGATTTCAATGCCGTTGGTGAAAAACTAGCATC CTCGCGATATCCGCCTTACTCAGATGGAAAATTATCTTTCTTGTCAACAGTTCTGAAGAAGCGCAGGAGTATTTCTTTGAAATGTGTACCATACTTATTTATATTTGGACTGGGGGTCGCTTCTACACTAATAGTGAATTGTTTGAGAGAC TTTTCTTCATAG
- the LOC129725689 gene encoding aldehyde dehydrogenase, dimeric NADP-preferring-like isoform X1: protein MAYSEIVQNLRAAFDSGKTRNVGFREKQLQNLMRMYEENHTEMARALASDLRKHKQEAYVMEIDYLMNDLRSIILNLRDWVQPKKPEKTIVNMMDGVFIYNDPYGVALVIGAWNYPLQLTLAPVAAAIAAGNCVVIKPSEVSPACSKFIANTVPKYLDQDCYRVVEGGVKETTELLQQKFDYIFFTGANRIGKIIHKACSENLTPCTLELGGKSPCYIDSSADIAIATRRILWGKFINAGQTCIAPDYILCSKDIQEQFLKEAKSILKEWYGENPKHSPDLCRIINQQHFKRLSGLLKGANVAIGGDVDSADNYIAPTILTNVKSEDPVMQDEIFGPILPILVVENANDAIKFINARDKPLALYIFSTNEAVRNLIIANTSAGGMCINDVLGHFAVESLPFGGVGPSGMGAYHGKYGFDTFTHKKSCLIKDFNAVGEKLASSRYPPYSDGKLSFLSTVLKKRRSISLKCVPYLFIFGLGVASTLIVNCLRDDNK, encoded by the exons ATGGCGTATTCAGAA ATTGTACAAAACCTTCGCGCTGCATTCGATAGTGGGAAAACCCGGAATGTTGGATTTAG GGAGAAACAGCTACAGAACTTAATGCGTATGTACGAGGAGAATCATACGGAAATGGCCCGGGCTTTGGCATCCGATTTACGGAAACACAAGCAAGAAGCCTACGTAATGGAAATCGATTACTTGATGAATGATCTGCGCAGTATCATCTTAAATCTGCGTGATTGGGTCCAACCAAAGAAGCCTGAGAAAACGATCGTCAATATGATGGACGGTGTGTTTATTTATAATGATCCTTATGGTGTAGCTTTGGTTATCGGAGCCTGGAATTATCCATTGCAACTTACTCTCGCACCGGTTGCGGCAGCGATTGCAGCAGGAAACTGTGTCGTGATCAAACCGAGTGAAGTTTCTCCGGCCTGTTCTAAATTCATAGCCAACACTGTTCCGAAGTATTTAGATCAA gACTGTTACCGCGTTGTCGAAGGAGGTGTAAAGGAAACTACAGAATTATTGCAACAAAAGTTCGATTACATTTTTTTCACTGGTGCAAACCGAATAGGAAAGATTATACATAAAGCTTGTTCTGAAAATTTAACTCCTTGTACCCTGGAGCTCGGAGGAAAGAGTCCTTGTTATATCGACAGTTCAGCGGATATCGCAATTGCAACGAGGCGCATTTTATGGGGCAAATTTATTAATGCTGGTCAGACTTGTATAGCTCCAGATTACATATTATGCTCTAAAGATATTCAAGAACAATTTCTGAAGGAAGCTAAGTCTATACTTAAGGAGTGGTATGGAGAAAATCCTAAGCATAGTCCTGATCTATgccgcataatcaatcaacaacaTTTTAA ACGACTGAGCGGTTTACTTAAGGGTGCGAATGTTGCAATTGGAGGTGATGTCGACTCCGCAGATAACTATATTGCACCAACAATTTTAACGAATGTTAAATCAGAAGATCCAGTTATGCAAGATGAAATTTTCGGACCAATTTTACCAATTTTAGTCGTAGAAAACGCCAATGATGCAATCAAGTTCATCAATGCAAG AGATAAACCTTTGGCACTATATATATTCAGTACAAATGAAGCAGTAAGAAATCTAATCATTGCTAATACTTCCGCTGGTGGAATGTGCATCAACGATGTATTGGGACATTTTGCAG ttgagTCACTGCCCTTTGGAGGTGTGGGTCCCAGTGGTATGGGAGCATACCACGGTAAATATGGGTTTGACACGTTCACACACAAGAAATCATGTCTGATAAAGGATTTCAATGCCGTTGGTGAAAAACTAGCATC CTCGCGATATCCGCCTTACTCAGATGGAAAATTATCTTTCTTGTCAACAGTTCTGAAGAAGCGCAGGAGTATTTCTTTGAAATGTGTACCATACTTATTTATATTTGGACTGGGGGTCGCTTCTACACTAATAGTGAATTGTTTGAGAGAC GACAATAAGTAG